The genomic segment TGTTGAGGCAACCGCCGACCAACAGAAGTTGTTATTCAAAAACGCTCAAGAGAACAGGGGAAGGTGGTGCAATGCTGGGCTTTGGAAATACTCCCGTCACCCGAACTATTTTGGCGAGGTTCACTTCAGATATAGTCTCTGATGCTTCAAGCCAATATAATGAAATATGAACGTGATATTTTCTGTTCATTTTCTAGGAATTTTCTTTTACCTTATAAAATTATATGCATTTTGTGCTCAGATACTTCTCTGGTGGGGTATTTTTGTGGCTGCAACACCAGTACTAAAAAAAGCTGAATGGCTAGTCATCTTTGGCCCAATATTTCTTACCTTACTGCTCCTTTTTCTCAGTGGCTTTCCACTTCTCGAGGTTGCTAATTTAGTTTGTTTACTTAAAATCAACTGTAATGACTCGTTTGAACATGCATTTTTACTGAAAGTTTGCATCAACAGGAATCTGCAGACAAAAAATATGGAAATGTATCTGCTTACATACACTACAAAAGAACTACGAGGTTGGTGTTCCCGTTCTTTATCTACTTTTGCTGTAAAATGTTGTGATTAAAGTGATAATCATCAAGTCATTTTTTTGTGCAGTCCTCTCATTTTACTTCCTCCTGCTTTGTAC from the Primulina tabacum isolate GXHZ01 chromosome 16, ASM2559414v2, whole genome shotgun sequence genome contains:
- the LOC142530087 gene encoding uncharacterized protein LOC142530087 isoform X4, whose protein sequence is MFWCHSTILHWGEDRRFDEMRTNLGKLAVFWIFQAVWVWTVSLPVTIVNASDQNPSVQARDITGWIMWSIGIFVEATADQQKLLFKNAQENRGRWCNAGLWKYSRHPNYFGEILLWWGIFVAATPVLKKAEWLVIFGPIFLTLLLLFLSGFPLLEESADKKYGNVSAYIHYKRTTSPLILLPPALYGNLPSWFKATFLFELPLYSRSLPQESWNRRQKENDAGKIS